One Polaribacter sp. KT25b DNA segment encodes these proteins:
- a CDS encoding amidohydrolase — protein MTDELHIVGIQTDLFWENPTKNIASFEEKINSLPKNTDLIVLPEMFTSGFTMKPEIVAEKMNGNAVSWMVKMATENQFAITGSLVINHDNNYYNRLVFVHPSGKIETYDKRHSFSLAGEDKVYTSGKEKLIVTFKGWKICPLICYDLRFPVWARNTENYDLLIFMANWPVIRIKAWKTLLKARAIENMSYVIGVNRTGIDANKYEYSGNSLVIDYLGENLSKLSKNEVGIVSAIISKKHQQKVREKLGFLNDMDSFEIRF, from the coding sequence ATGACTGATGAATTACATATTGTTGGTATTCAGACTGATTTATTTTGGGAAAATCCGACTAAAAACATAGCTTCTTTTGAAGAAAAAATAAACAGTCTACCAAAAAATACAGATTTAATTGTGTTGCCAGAAATGTTTACATCGGGTTTTACAATGAAACCAGAAATTGTAGCTGAAAAAATGAATGGAAATGCCGTTTCATGGATGGTAAAAATGGCTACTGAAAACCAGTTTGCAATTACAGGTAGTTTGGTTATTAATCATGACAATAATTATTATAATAGATTGGTTTTTGTACATCCATCAGGAAAAATAGAAACGTATGACAAACGTCATTCTTTTTCATTGGCTGGCGAAGATAAAGTATATACTTCTGGTAAAGAAAAATTGATTGTTACTTTTAAAGGTTGGAAAATTTGCCCTTTAATTTGTTATGATTTACGTTTTCCTGTTTGGGCTAGAAATACTGAGAATTACGATCTTTTAATTTTTATGGCAAATTGGCCAGTGATAAGAATTAAAGCTTGGAAAACACTTTTAAAAGCTCGTGCAATTGAAAATATGAGTTATGTAATTGGCGTAAATAGAACAGGAATAGATGCTAATAAGTATGAATATTCAGGAAATTCCTTAGTTATTGATTATTTAGGAGAAAATCTTTCTAAGTTATCTAAAAATGAAGTCGGAATTGTTTCTGCAATTATTAGTAAAAAACATCAGCAAAAAGTAAGAGAAAAATTGGGCTTTTTGAATGATATGGATTCTTTTGAAATCCGTTTTTAA
- a CDS encoding acyl-ACP desaturase, giving the protein MSIKNIRIEVMQTLEKNIDSFVEKFLIPAEKIWQPTDFLPNSQKDTFISEVEEIRELSKELHDDFWVVLVGDTITEEALPTYESWLLDLDGVTQQPDNGWAKWVRTWTAEENRHGDVLNKYLYLSGRVNMREVEITTQHLISDGFDIGTASDPYKNFVYTSFQELATYISHNNVAKIARQKGHKSLAKMSKIIAGDEMRHHIAYSEFVKEIFKIDPSEMMLAFQHMMKHKIVMPAMHLRESFGAKGSLFDDFSTVAQRIGVYTGFDYVDILKKLTVNWEIDKISNLTPEAEKARDYLMKLPDRMYRITERITVPDTNFQFKWMIPA; this is encoded by the coding sequence ATGTCTATAAAAAACATCAGAATAGAAGTAATGCAAACACTAGAAAAGAATATTGATAGTTTTGTAGAAAAATTTCTAATTCCGGCAGAAAAAATCTGGCAACCAACAGATTTTTTACCGAACTCTCAAAAAGATACTTTTATTTCAGAAGTAGAAGAAATAAGAGAACTTTCTAAAGAATTACACGACGATTTTTGGGTGGTTTTAGTTGGAGACACAATTACAGAAGAAGCTTTGCCAACATACGAATCTTGGTTGTTAGATTTAGATGGTGTTACACAACAACCAGATAATGGTTGGGCAAAATGGGTAAGAACTTGGACCGCAGAAGAAAATAGACATGGTGATGTTTTAAATAAATACCTATATTTATCAGGGAGAGTAAATATGAGAGAAGTAGAAATTACAACGCAACATTTAATTTCTGATGGTTTTGATATTGGTACAGCATCAGACCCATATAAAAACTTTGTGTATACAAGTTTTCAAGAATTAGCAACTTACATTTCGCATAACAATGTTGCTAAAATTGCAAGACAAAAAGGGCACAAATCATTAGCAAAAATGTCTAAAATTATTGCAGGTGATGAAATGCGTCATCACATTGCGTATTCAGAATTTGTAAAAGAAATTTTCAAAATAGATCCAAGCGAAATGATGTTGGCTTTTCAACACATGATGAAACATAAAATAGTAATGCCAGCAATGCATTTAAGAGAATCTTTTGGTGCAAAAGGTAGTTTATTCGATGATTTTTCTACAGTAGCACAAAGGATTGGCGTTTACACAGGTTTCGATTATGTAGATATTCTTAAAAAACTTACAGTAAATTGGGAAATAGATAAAATATCAAACCTTACTCCAGAAGCAGAAAAGGCAAGAGATTATCTAATGAAACTTCCAGATAGAATGTACAGAATTACAGAAAGAATTACTGTTCCAGATACAAATTTTCAGTTTAAATGGATGATTCCTGCTTAA
- a CDS encoding 1-acyl-sn-glycerol-3-phosphate acyltransferase, whose amino-acid sequence MKIISYILSSIFAIVFYLFLIIFHPLQWLGLKIFGYKGHKFVVDYMNWFLTKSLLILGTSVTVRNKQKLPENTTLIFVSNHQGMFDIPPIIWAFRKYHPKFVSKIELGKGIPSISFNLRHGGAALIDRKDAKQAISTLASFAKKINKNNWSAVIFPEGTRSRNGQPKSFATNGLKVLAKYNKEGYIVPLTINNSWKVFRYGKFPLGIFSPIKITTHQPIKIDSLPFDELIAQTEKVIKEHIK is encoded by the coding sequence ATGAAAATTATAAGTTATATATTATCATCTATTTTTGCTATAGTATTTTATTTATTTCTAATTATCTTTCATCCTTTGCAATGGCTGGGTTTAAAAATTTTTGGTTATAAAGGTCACAAATTTGTTGTAGATTATATGAATTGGTTTTTAACCAAATCACTATTAATACTTGGAACATCAGTAACTGTAAGAAATAAACAAAAATTACCAGAAAATACAACTCTAATTTTTGTTTCAAATCATCAAGGTATGTTTGATATTCCTCCAATAATTTGGGCGTTTAGAAAGTATCATCCAAAATTTGTATCTAAAATAGAATTAGGAAAAGGAATACCAAGTATTTCTTTTAATTTAAGACATGGTGGCGCAGCCTTAATAGATAGAAAAGATGCAAAACAAGCAATTAGTACATTAGCTAGTTTTGCTAAAAAAATTAATAAAAATAATTGGTCTGCAGTTATTTTTCCAGAAGGAACAAGAAGTAGAAACGGGCAACCTAAATCTTTTGCAACAAACGGCTTAAAAGTGCTGGCAAAATATAATAAAGAAGGTTATATTGTGCCTTTAACAATTAATAATTCTTGGAAAGTGTTTAGGTATGGTAAATTTCCGTTAGGAATTTTTAGCCCAATTAAAATTACAACACACCAACCAATTAAAATAGATTCACTACCTTTTGATGAATTAATTGCACAAACAGAAAAAGTTATAAAAGAACACATAAAATAA
- a CDS encoding choice-of-anchor J domain-containing protein, producing the protein MKKILLLLTVFSMVFTSCDPLEDIYEKVEGRDIAGEVTYTLTDDDYESLGFDNRYFSSEDEAKSLLPSFLSEKYPLWGSGSTASVLYKIETLGDYTGAVEYSLAITDYPSNFTDNAVAFYENENTSDVLSSILEANFTTAVEGDVVLAKYNQYVGETENGISEFYSRDFASEKSLLDFEAVSVIGDQTWVATQYGIEMSGYDGGRFENEDWLISTDIDLSSFPNSTLQVNQTFNYGDPSGFSVLISTDYTDDIATATWDVINLVNVPDGTTWDDIVSDEYSLAAYNGKTINIAFKYTSTGSNTETGTYQVNYVSLKAAGVEGETEGVSEFYTFDGSAWELSEGVYYISDADFDSMGEASGQPGRYNNFSSSTAPNDYLPTFLKSKLPYAQEGDVYSLVYRYYDGAAILKGSTYSYSNGVWGDFNYTIDFSHDGITWAPATKYELIPEDYTLIADTYRTVEGFEAPVANLESYGNISTFNWEDEQIDAAIGTVLKTRFPDAQEGQNFDVIVFVYNGSSQNMTFNYTLSSGVYIRR; encoded by the coding sequence ATGAAAAAAATACTTTTATTATTAACAGTTTTTTCAATGGTATTCACTTCATGTGATCCATTAGAAGATATTTACGAAAAAGTTGAAGGAAGAGATATTGCTGGTGAAGTTACTTATACGCTTACTGATGATGATTATGAGTCATTAGGATTTGATAATCGTTACTTTAGTTCAGAAGATGAGGCAAAATCTTTATTGCCAAGTTTTTTATCTGAAAAATACCCACTTTGGGGTAGTGGATCTACAGCTTCAGTTTTATATAAGATAGAAACTTTAGGAGATTATACTGGTGCAGTAGAATACTCTTTAGCAATTACAGATTATCCATCAAATTTTACAGATAACGCTGTAGCTTTTTATGAAAATGAAAACACAAGTGATGTTTTATCTTCTATTTTAGAAGCTAACTTTACAACAGCTGTTGAAGGTGATGTTGTTTTAGCTAAATATAACCAATATGTTGGTGAAACAGAAAATGGAATTTCAGAATTTTATTCTAGAGATTTTGCAAGTGAAAAATCTTTATTAGATTTTGAAGCTGTGAGTGTTATTGGGGACCAAACATGGGTAGCTACTCAATATGGAATAGAAATGTCAGGTTACGATGGTGGGAGATTTGAAAATGAAGATTGGTTAATTTCAACAGATATTGATTTATCTAGTTTCCCAAACTCAACGTTGCAAGTAAATCAAACTTTTAACTATGGAGATCCTTCAGGATTTAGCGTTTTAATTTCAACTGATTATACAGACGATATTGCAACAGCTACTTGGGATGTTATTAATTTAGTTAACGTACCAGACGGGACTACTTGGGATGATATAGTATCTGATGAATATAGTTTAGCTGCTTATAATGGAAAAACTATCAATATTGCGTTTAAATACACATCTACAGGTTCTAATACAGAAACAGGTACTTATCAAGTAAATTATGTTTCTTTAAAAGCAGCAGGTGTAGAAGGCGAAACAGAAGGTGTTTCAGAATTTTATACTTTTGATGGTAGTGCTTGGGAATTATCTGAAGGTGTTTATTATATAAGTGATGCAGACTTTGATTCTATGGGAGAAGCTTCTGGTCAACCAGGTAGATATAATAATTTTAGTAGTTCAACTGCTCCTAATGATTATTTACCTACTTTTCTTAAAAGTAAATTGCCTTACGCACAAGAAGGAGATGTATATTCTTTAGTATATAGATATTACGATGGTGCTGCTATATTAAAAGGAAGTACTTATTCTTATTCTAATGGTGTTTGGGGAGATTTCAATTACACAATAGATTTTTCACATGATGGAATTACTTGGGCTCCAGCAACTAAATACGAACTTATTCCTGAAGATTACACATTAATTGCAGATACTTATAGAACTGTAGAAGGTTTTGAAGCTCCAGTTGCTAACTTAGAAAGCTATGGAAACATTAGTACTTTTAACTGGGAAGATGAACAAATAGATGCAGCAATTGGTACGGTTTTAAAAACTCGTTTCCCAGATGCACAAGAAGGGCAAAATTTTGATGTTATAGTATTCGTTTATAACGGTTCTTCTCAAAATATGACTTTTAATTATACCCTTTCATCAGGCGTTTATATTAGAAGATAA
- a CDS encoding carboxypeptidase-like regulatory domain-containing protein yields the protein MKNFKNLLFLALFFVTATVLGQTKITGTIVDDTNQPLPGASVVVKGTTNGTSTDFDGKFTLKADSSSGVIVISFIGFKKREVSFSSSKSNLKLIKLEEDAGALDEIIVTATSFAIDRKTPVAVSTIKAADIEAKLSNQEFPEILKSTPGVYATKSGGGYGDGEINLRGFRTQNIAVMINGIPVNDMENGAVYWSNWAGLSDVTSAMQVQRGLGASKVAVPSIGGTINIISKSTDAVKGGSIVMSTGNDGYQKYGMTLSTGMMDNGFAVTASASKVSGEGYVDGLQFEGVNYFLNVSNQINDSHKLSFNAIGTIQEHGQRYNRRTIAEYEATEQGGKRFNPDWGYRNGKVENSSFNFYHKPQISLNHDWTISDKTFLTTSVYASFGSGGGRRTQGTKFTSDSYRLGDFDQPINFDQIVAENVASGANGATDIFAASKNSHEWYGVLSTLKTDLSETLTLSGGIDARSYVGSHWYEVTDLLGGQYFYNDDLEEKTGGQALKVGDKFNKDYDGKVGRYGLFAQLEYSKDDLSVFFSSSVSNSVYSKVDRMSYGAEDRESESASFMGYSTKGGANYNLDEKQKVFANIGYFSRAPIFDNVFDSDYSVDLYDGALNEKVFSLELGYGFKTQVFSANVNLYNTSWIDRFMTFSLPGADGEFITSNVTGLDALHQGIEVDFLFRPIEKLAITGMASLGNWRWKDDASANTFNDTTGELISSETIYAKDLKVSDAAQTTFAFGIKYDVLDKTSISLDYNYAGDNYATMNVTGRTADSPEEADRTNTWKLPNYHLFDLGLRHGFEIAGLNSTLSANMNNIFDVEYISDANNGSNSSYDTAQVYYGAGRTFSLGLKVKF from the coding sequence ATGAAAAATTTTAAAAACTTATTATTTCTAGCTTTGTTTTTTGTAACGGCTACAGTTTTAGGACAGACTAAAATTACGGGTACAATCGTTGATGATACAAATCAACCTTTACCAGGAGCAAGTGTTGTTGTAAAGGGTACAACAAACGGAACATCAACAGATTTTGATGGAAAATTTACGTTAAAAGCAGATTCTAGTTCTGGTGTTATCGTTATCTCCTTTATTGGGTTTAAAAAAAGAGAGGTATCTTTTTCTTCTTCTAAATCAAATTTAAAATTAATTAAATTAGAGGAAGATGCTGGTGCTTTAGATGAAATAATTGTTACTGCTACTTCATTTGCAATTGATAGAAAAACGCCAGTTGCGGTTTCTACTATTAAAGCTGCAGATATTGAAGCTAAATTAAGTAACCAAGAATTTCCAGAAATTTTAAAATCTACACCTGGTGTTTACGCAACAAAATCTGGTGGTGGTTATGGAGATGGAGAAATTAATTTACGTGGTTTTAGAACTCAAAACATTGCTGTAATGATTAATGGTATTCCTGTTAATGATATGGAAAACGGTGCAGTGTATTGGTCTAACTGGGCAGGTTTGTCTGATGTTACTTCTGCAATGCAGGTTCAAAGAGGTTTAGGAGCTTCTAAAGTTGCAGTGCCTTCTATTGGAGGAACAATAAATATTATTTCTAAATCTACTGATGCTGTTAAAGGTGGATCAATAGTAATGAGTACAGGTAATGATGGTTACCAAAAATATGGAATGACTTTATCTACAGGAATGATGGATAACGGTTTTGCTGTTACAGCTTCTGCTTCTAAAGTTTCTGGAGAAGGATATGTAGATGGTTTACAATTTGAAGGTGTAAACTATTTTTTAAATGTTTCTAATCAAATTAATGATAGTCATAAATTATCTTTTAATGCAATTGGTACAATTCAAGAGCACGGACAAAGATATAATAGAAGAACTATTGCAGAATATGAAGCAACAGAACAAGGAGGAAAAAGATTTAATCCAGATTGGGGTTATAGAAATGGTAAGGTAGAAAATAGTTCATTTAACTTTTATCATAAACCACAGATTTCTTTAAATCATGATTGGACAATTTCTGATAAAACATTTTTAACAACTTCGGTTTATGCTTCTTTTGGTTCAGGAGGAGGAAGAAGAACTCAAGGAACAAAATTCACTTCAGATTCTTATAGATTAGGAGACTTCGATCAGCCTATTAACTTTGATCAAATTGTAGCAGAAAATGTTGCAAGTGGTGCAAATGGAGCAACTGATATATTTGCAGCTTCTAAAAACTCTCATGAGTGGTATGGTGTTTTATCAACATTAAAAACTGATTTATCAGAAACCTTAACTTTATCAGGAGGTATAGATGCTAGATCTTATGTTGGTTCTCACTGGTATGAGGTAACAGATCTTTTAGGAGGTCAGTATTTCTATAATGATGATCTTGAAGAAAAAACAGGTGGTCAAGCTTTAAAAGTAGGAGACAAGTTTAACAAAGATTATGATGGTAAAGTAGGTAGATATGGTTTATTTGCACAATTAGAATATAGTAAAGATGATTTATCGGTATTTTTCTCATCTTCTGTATCTAACTCAGTATATAGTAAGGTAGATAGAATGTCTTACGGTGCTGAAGATAGAGAGTCAGAATCTGCTAGTTTTATGGGATATAGTACTAAAGGTGGTGCAAACTACAATTTAGATGAAAAACAAAAAGTATTTGCTAATATTGGGTATTTTTCTAGAGCTCCAATTTTTGACAATGTATTTGATAGCGATTATAGTGTAGATTTATACGACGGTGCATTAAATGAAAAAGTATTTAGTTTAGAGTTAGGTTATGGTTTTAAAACTCAAGTTTTCTCTGCAAATGTTAACTTATATAACACATCTTGGATAGATAGATTTATGACATTTAGCCTTCCTGGAGCTGATGGAGAATTTATTACATCAAACGTTACAGGCTTAGATGCTTTACACCAAGGTATAGAAGTAGATTTCTTATTTAGACCAATCGAAAAATTAGCTATTACTGGTATGGCTTCTTTAGGTAATTGGAGATGGAAAGATGATGCATCTGCAAATACTTTTAATGACACTACAGGTGAGTTAATAAGTAGTGAAACAATTTATGCAAAAGACTTAAAAGTTTCTGATGCAGCACAAACTACTTTTGCATTTGGTATTAAATATGATGTATTAGATAAAACTAGTATCTCATTAGATTACAATTATGCAGGAGATAATTATGCAACTATGAATGTTACTGGTAGAACAGCAGATTCACCAGAAGAGGCAGATAGAACTAACACTTGGAAACTACCTAACTATCATTTATTTGATTTAGGATTAAGACATGGTTTCGAAATTGCTGGTTTAAATTCTACATTATCAGCAAACATGAATAATATTTTTGATGTAGAATATATTTCAGATGCAAATAACGGTTCTAATTCAAGTTATGATACTGCTCAAGTTTATTATGGAGCAGGTAGAACATTTAGTTTAGGTTTAAAAGTTAAATTTTAG
- the pgi gene encoding glucose-6-phosphate isomerase, which yields MALKNINPTTTKSWKELTNHFNDIKNIKIKDLLKDQNRKEDFSIEFDDLLVDFSKNRITKETIGLLVELAKEVDLKGAIESQFTGEKINVTEDRAVLHTALRSTSDEPVLVDGKNIKPQIQAALRKIKSFSNKVISGKWKGYTGKSITDIVNIGIGGSDLGPDMIVESLQFYKNQLTTHFVSNVDGDHVSEVMKKLNPETTLFVIVSKTFTTQETITNAETLKNWFLKSATIFDIPKHFVAVSTNLEAVDSFGIDKNNVFPMWDWVGGRFSLWSAVGLSISLSVGFDNYKALLEGAEEMDIHYRNTDFEENIPVVLALISIWYNNFYLAETEAVLPYTQYLKKLPDYLQQATMESNGKGVDRNGDKVDYQTGTIVWGSTGTNMQHAFMQLVHQGTKLIPADFIGYKESLYGLKDHHKKLMANYYGQMEALAFGKTKEEVHLELKFSGDEDKIATLLPFKVFEGNRPSNAILFDKLTPRSLGKLVAMYEHKIYTQGILWNIYSFDQFGVELGKELAKKLLNNQ from the coding sequence ATGGCTTTAAAAAACATCAACCCAACCACAACAAAATCTTGGAAAGAATTAACAAATCATTTTAATGATATCAAGAATATCAAAATTAAAGATTTGTTGAAAGATCAAAATAGAAAAGAAGATTTTTCTATTGAATTTGATGATTTATTAGTAGATTTTTCTAAAAACAGAATTACAAAAGAAACAATAGGTTTATTAGTAGAATTAGCAAAAGAAGTTGATTTAAAAGGAGCTATTGAAAGTCAGTTTACTGGTGAAAAAATAAATGTTACAGAAGATAGAGCAGTTTTACATACAGCACTAAGAAGCACTTCTGATGAGCCAGTTTTGGTTGACGGGAAAAATATTAAACCTCAAATACAAGCAGCTTTAAGAAAAATAAAAAGTTTTTCTAACAAAGTTATTTCAGGAAAATGGAAAGGATATACAGGGAAATCTATTACTGATATTGTAAATATTGGTATTGGTGGTTCTGATCTTGGTCCAGATATGATTGTAGAATCTTTACAGTTTTACAAAAATCAATTAACAACACATTTTGTTTCTAATGTAGATGGAGATCATGTTTCTGAAGTTATGAAGAAATTAAATCCAGAAACTACATTATTTGTAATTGTATCTAAAACTTTTACAACGCAAGAAACGATTACAAATGCAGAAACTCTTAAAAACTGGTTTTTAAAATCAGCAACAATTTTTGATATTCCAAAACACTTTGTCGCAGTTTCTACAAACTTAGAAGCAGTTGATAGTTTCGGAATTGATAAAAACAACGTTTTTCCAATGTGGGATTGGGTTGGAGGTCGTTTCTCTTTATGGTCTGCAGTAGGTCTGTCAATCAGTTTATCTGTTGGTTTTGATAACTATAAAGCGCTTTTAGAAGGTGCGGAAGAAATGGATATCCATTATAGAAACACAGATTTCGAAGAAAATATTCCTGTTGTTTTAGCATTGATAAGTATTTGGTATAATAATTTTTACTTAGCAGAAACAGAAGCAGTTTTACCTTATACACAATACTTAAAGAAACTTCCAGATTATTTGCAACAAGCAACTATGGAGAGTAATGGTAAAGGTGTTGATAGAAATGGTGATAAAGTAGATTATCAAACAGGAACTATTGTTTGGGGAAGCACAGGTACAAATATGCAACATGCTTTTATGCAATTAGTACATCAAGGTACAAAGTTAATTCCTGCAGATTTTATTGGATATAAAGAGTCATTATATGGTTTAAAAGATCATCACAAAAAATTAATGGCAAATTATTACGGACAAATGGAAGCTTTAGCTTTTGGAAAAACTAAAGAAGAGGTTCATTTAGAGTTAAAATTTTCTGGAGACGAAGATAAAATTGCTACTCTTTTACCTTTTAAAGTTTTTGAAGGAAACAGACCTAGTAATGCTATCCTTTTTGATAAATTAACACCAAGATCTTTAGGTAAATTAGTTGCCATGTATGAGCATAAAATTTATACACAAGGTATTTTATGGAACATTTATAGTTTTGATCAATTTGGTGTTGAATTAGGAAAAGAATTAGCTAAAAAATTATTGAATAATCAATAG
- a CDS encoding peptidoglycan DD-metalloendopeptidase family protein yields MKKIAILLALILCFSSCKKEEKKPEIKIEKPEPKTEIRFGYKLDDYKVIQDTIKKGESFGAILDRHHVYYPKINQIATSITDIFDVRRVRAGKPYTILASKDSTEQAQIFIYKHDKINATVVDFKDSLVTATLFKKPIKILEKEVSGVINSSLSVTMDSLGLKPNLTWSIADIYAWTLDFYALQKGDSFKFVYEEKFIDDTIFAGYGDVKSAVFKHKGKDLFAFRFIADSINGIPEYYDEAGNMLRSQFLKSPIKFQYRISSRYNLKRRIAYYGNKIRPHRGTDFAAKIGTPIIATASGTVIESTRRGGNGKFVKIKHNSTYSTQYLHMSKRKVNKGDYVKQGDVIGWVGMTGNTGGPHVCYRFWKNGKEVDPLSPKTKLPEAEPLKESIKPKYNKFIQPLKYRLENKKVPITKPQIITEIIAKK; encoded by the coding sequence TTGAAAAAAATAGCCATTTTATTAGCTCTAATATTGTGTTTCTCATCTTGTAAAAAAGAAGAAAAGAAACCAGAAATTAAGATTGAAAAACCAGAACCAAAAACAGAAATTAGATTTGGTTATAAATTAGATGACTATAAAGTTATACAAGATACCATTAAAAAAGGAGAAAGTTTTGGAGCCATTTTAGACAGACATCATGTTTATTATCCAAAAATAAACCAAATTGCAACTTCAATTACAGATATTTTTGATGTTAGAAGAGTTAGAGCTGGTAAACCTTACACTATTTTAGCTAGCAAAGATTCTACAGAGCAAGCCCAAATTTTTATTTACAAACACGATAAAATAAATGCTACTGTCGTAGATTTTAAAGATTCTTTGGTTACTGCAACACTTTTTAAAAAACCTATAAAAATTTTAGAAAAAGAAGTATCAGGAGTTATTAACTCTAGTCTTTCTGTTACTATGGATAGCTTAGGGTTAAAGCCAAATCTAACTTGGTCAATTGCAGATATTTATGCTTGGACCTTAGATTTTTATGCACTTCAAAAAGGAGATTCTTTTAAGTTTGTGTATGAAGAAAAGTTTATAGATGATACTATTTTTGCTGGATATGGAGATGTGAAATCTGCAGTTTTTAAACATAAAGGGAAAGATTTATTTGCTTTTAGATTTATTGCAGATTCTATAAATGGAATTCCAGAGTATTATGACGAAGCAGGAAATATGTTGCGTAGTCAGTTTTTAAAATCTCCAATTAAATTTCAATATAGAATTTCTTCAAGATATAACTTAAAAAGAAGAATTGCCTATTATGGTAACAAAATAAGACCTCATAGAGGTACAGATTTTGCAGCAAAAATAGGTACGCCAATTATTGCAACTGCAAGCGGAACAGTTATAGAGTCTACTAGAAGAGGTGGTAACGGTAAATTTGTTAAAATTAAACACAACAGTACATATTCTACTCAATATTTACATATGAGTAAAAGAAAAGTAAATAAAGGAGATTATGTAAAACAAGGAGATGTTATTGGTTGGGTAGGAATGACAGGAAATACTGGAGGACCACACGTGTGTTATCGTTTTTGGAAAAATGGAAAAGAAGTAGATCCTTTAAGTCCTAAAACAAAATTACCTGAAGCAGAACCTTTAAAAGAAAGTATTAAACCAAAGTATAATAAGTTTATTCAACCTCTAAAATATCGATTAGAGAACAAAAAAGTTCCTATAACAAAACCTCAAATAATTACCGAAATTATTGCAAAAAAATAA
- a CDS encoding DUF3108 domain-containing protein, producing the protein MKKYILSLFILFFLTTTFSQEKPLAFKSGEWLRYKMSYSGFLRAGTAILEVDEKEFNGKKVFYSKGKGWTSGMIKWFFEVDDTYESFFDKDSVKPYLFKRKIDEGGYKKHRITSFNYDSKKAYVQDFTLQKDTLVGFTNVQDMMSSFYFLRNTETSGLKIGDEIKLDMFLDAQIYPFKLRFLGREVLKTNFGKVNSLIFRPLVQSGRIFKEQESVTLWITDDANKIPIKMMASLAVGSLRAELEGYKGLANPFHSF; encoded by the coding sequence ATGAAAAAATATATTCTATCACTTTTTATCTTATTCTTTTTGACAACTACTTTTAGTCAAGAAAAGCCACTTGCTTTTAAAAGTGGAGAATGGTTGCGTTATAAAATGAGTTACAGTGGTTTTCTAAGAGCAGGAACTGCAATTTTAGAAGTTGATGAAAAAGAATTTAATGGAAAAAAAGTTTTTTATTCTAAAGGAAAAGGTTGGACATCTGGTATGATAAAATGGTTTTTTGAAGTTGATGATACTTATGAATCATTTTTTGATAAGGATTCTGTAAAACCTTATTTGTTTAAAAGAAAAATAGATGAAGGTGGTTATAAAAAGCATAGAATAACATCATTTAATTATGATTCTAAAAAAGCATATGTTCAAGATTTTACGTTACAGAAAGATACTTTGGTAGGTTTTACAAATGTACAAGATATGATGTCTTCATTTTATTTTTTAAGAAATACAGAAACATCAGGTTTAAAGATAGGAGATGAAATAAAATTAGATATGTTTTTAGATGCTCAAATATATCCTTTTAAGCTTCGTTTTCTAGGAAGAGAAGTTTTAAAAACAAATTTTGGAAAAGTTAATTCTTTAATTTTTAGACCTTTGGTTCAGTCTGGTAGAATTTTTAAAGAACAAGAAAGTGTTACGCTCTGGATTACTGATGATGCAAATAAAATTCCGATAAAAATGATGGCTTCTTTGGCTGTTGGTTCTTTACGAGCAGAATTGGAAGGTTATAAAGGTTTGGCAAATCCTTTTCATAGTTTTTAA